The genomic interval GCTGCGAGCAGCGTCGCCTCGCCGCTCACCCCAGCGCATCCGAGAGATCGACGGGCTGCGGGGCGTGGCGCTCACAATGGTCGTGCTGTTCCACCTGTTCGGGCACGGCAGGGTCAGCGGTGGCGTGGACGTCTTCCTCGTCGTGTCGGGATTTCTGATCACCATGTCGCTCGCGTCGAGCGTGCACGCGGGACGCAGTCTGGACCTGGCGCGACGGTGGGGACGGATCTTCACACGGCTGGCTCCTGCCGCCGCCGTCACCCTTGTCTTCGTGCTGCTTCTCACGATGACCGTCCTGCCGCCATGGACCCGCGAGCAGAACCTGGGCGAGGTCATCGCATCGGCGCTGTATGTCGAGAACTGGCAGCTCATCTCCTCGCAGCTCGCGTACAACGCGGCGGGCCCCCTCACCAGTCCGGTGCAGCATTTCTGGTCGCTCGCGATCCAGGCGCAGTTCTTCATCGCCCTGCCCCTCGCGGTGGCGCTGATCGTGCGCATCGCCCGATCGCCCGCCGCATCCTTGCGCATCGTCTGGATCGTCCTCGGGATCGCGACCGGAGCCTCATTCCTGTACGCCGCCTGGCTGAACGGCACCAGTCCCGACATCGCGTACTTCAGCTCGTTCACGCGGCTATGGGAGCTCGGCCTCGGTGCGCTCATGGCCGGCCTGGTGCTTCGCGGGCTGCGGTTGCCGGGGGTGCTCGGTGCGGTGGCGGGATGGATCGGCCTCGCCCTGGTGGTCGGCAGCGGCTGGTTCGTCGACGGCGCCCAGGCGTTTCCGGGACCACTTGCCCTCATCCCCGTGCTCGGAGCGGCGCTGGTGATCGCGGCTTCGGGCGGTCGCTCGCGCGGATCGGTTGCCACGGTGCTCGGCGCGAGGCCGCTCGTCGCACTCGACAGGGTGTCGTACCCGCTGTACCTCTGGCACTGGCCGATCCTCATCGCCTTTCTGGCCATCGTCGGTCGAGACACCGTCGGCGTGATGGATGCCGTGATCATCCTGTCGATCTCGATCCTCGCCGCTCTCGCGACACGGCGGTTCGTCTCGCGGCCCGTGGAGCAGTGGGCGTTTGCGCGTCCGCGATCGCAGGCATCGCTCATCACGCCGGTCGTGGCGATCGGGACGGTCGTCGTC from Microbacterium pumilum carries:
- a CDS encoding acyltransferase family protein; the protein is MTRAQLRAASPRRSPQRIREIDGLRGVALTMVVLFHLFGHGRVSGGVDVFLVVSGFLITMSLASSVHAGRSLDLARRWGRIFTRLAPAAAVTLVFVLLLTMTVLPPWTREQNLGEVIASALYVENWQLISSQLAYNAAGPLTSPVQHFWSLAIQAQFFIALPLAVALIVRIARSPAASLRIVWIVLGIATGASFLYAAWLNGTSPDIAYFSSFTRLWELGLGALMAGLVLRGLRLPGVLGAVAGWIGLALVVGSGWFVDGAQAFPGPLALIPVLGAALVIAASGGRSRGSVATVLGARPLVALDRVSYPLYLWHWPILIAFLAIVGRDTVGVMDAVIILSISILAALATRRFVSRPVEQWAFARPRSQASLITPVVAIGTVVVLAFALLIPQTAAAREEDWDAASPCFGAAAMDPAQAACADAVPTELVPGFAALSKDDDNRSGCWASDGMKEVHVCTLGVEEGYSRHLIAVGDSHNNTLIGAYARIALENGWRIDVAGRGGCYWTTATQRQSSPVEADECRNWTADLTARIQAMPDLDAIIVTHSSAAPLSVPEGADADEYRVQGLVEAWSTRPAGVPIIAIRDNPIFPKSALECALDVDTALRGGCAVPRDEALHDDGTREAVARDANATLIDLTDYMCAPAQCSIAVGGVLVVRDGRHLTATFAHTLAPYLSRALVEALD